The nucleotide window CCGGCAGGAAGCGGAACCAAAGACCTACAGCGATAATTTTGAATTAAAAAACTGGCCGGTTCAGATAAACCTGGTGCACCCTTCTGTATCTTTTCTCCAGGATTCAGAATTGGTTATATCGGCAGACTGTGTACCTTTTGCCTACCCCGGTTTCCATAAGTTTATAGAAGGAAAAGTGGTGTTGGTTGGCTGTCCCAAGTTTGATGATGTCCAGGCGTACATGGAAAAGCTACAACAGATATTTATCCAAAACCGTATAAAATCGGTTACCGTAGTGTATATGGAAGTGCCATGCTGCCGCGGCATGGTCAGGCTGGTGCAGGAATCCATCAAGGCTTCCGGTAAAGTTATCCCTTTTGCCCACCTAAAGATAGGGGTTAAGGGAGAGATAAAGTAAGTTAAACCTCATCCCTTAAAGGGACAAAAGCTACCGGGCTTACTGCCTTTTGGTGGATCTTACCTCCCTTTTTGGTGATCACGTAAAGACTTTGGCCAAAAGGGGATCCTGCGGGAATAACCATTATTCCATCATCTTTAAGTTGGGAGACCAAAGGTGGCGGTATGTTTTTGGGGGCTGCGGTAACTATGATACGGTCATAGGGGGCATGCTGTTTCCAACCGTAATAACCATTGCCGTTAAGCAGCCATATATTTTTATACCCGGCCAGCAGATGCTTAGCCTGGTAATAGAATTGCGGGATGGATTCTACCGAATAAACCTGGCCGGCAAGCTCTGCTAAAACAGCGGTCTGGTATCCTGATCCAGTACCTATCTCCAAGACTTTTTCTTTGCCTTTCAACTGTAGAAGCTGGGTCATCAGTGCTACTATATAAGGTTGGGAAATGGTTTGGCCGTTTCCTATAGGAAGGGGCTCATCGACATAGGCCTGTTCTCTATGCTCAGGGCCGACAAAGTTCTCCCTGGGTATTTTACCCATAGCCTCAATAACCCGCTTATCCCTGATATCCCTGGAAATTAGCTGTTTTTCTACCATTAAATTTCTTTGTTTTAGATAGTTAAACATAATGAAAAAATTATAAATTTTAGGTATAATATCAACTCTTATACTATCATAACCGGAGATTAAATAGGAGATGCTAAATCTAGAGCTTTCCCATATTTTAACTAATATAGCGGAAATGAATAAGGTGGGTATCCACCAAAAAGAGAAAGTTTTCCCCTTAATGAGGGCCTCCAGGACCATAAGGGATTACGCTGGTGATATCGGTGAGGCTTACCGGAATAAAAAGCTAAAGGATCTTCCGGGAATAACCCCTGAAGTTTTTGCCTATATAGACCAATATGTAAAAACAGGAAAAGTAGAAGAGTATCAGAAACTGAAGCAGAAATATTCAGAAGATTTAGTCAAGCTTATCAGGATATGCGGGTTGGGGTTTGGCAGGATGATAAAAGTATACCAAATTCTAAAAACAGATAGCTTGGCAAGCCTGCAGGAAAAGATGTCTGATCCCAGGCAAATAGAAAAGCTGACCGGAGCAAAAAAAGATTCAGTCCTGGATGGAGTGATGGTAGAAAGAATCAAAAGCAGTATAGATTTTTATCATAGTATGAAAGGTAAAATGCCCCGTGGTTATGTGGAACACTTCCTGAAAGGTTTAATGGAACAGATTAAAGCCCTGGGCCATGTATCCCGTTTGGAAATAGTGGGGTCTACCCGCAGAAAGAAGCCGCTAATAGGTGATATTGATATATTAGTAGATGCTGATTTTAACCAGGACGGATTCAAGTTGGACCCCAGTATAAAGTTTTTAAGCCAAGTCTTAAAAATTTCCCATATAAGGTCTAAAAAAAGCCAGAATATAGGGCAGGCCAACGCCAGCTTTGTCTACAGGTCTGATTTAGGTATTGATATAGAGGTCATTATTACCGGATCCCATAGGTATTATGCTGACCTGTTTACCACTACTGGAAGCAAAACACATGTAAATTCTATTCTAGATATATTAGAGGACAATGATATTGATATATTTAACTACAACCTGGCCAGCGAAGAACATATTTACCAGCTGGCGGGGCTTCAGTTTGTACCCTGTGAGCTTAGGGAAGGCCTAAAAGAAATTGAATGGGCGCAACAGTATAAAATCCCCAGGCTGGTGGCCTTACCAGATATTAAAGGGGACCTGCATGTGCATTCGCCTTTCAGTGATGGGCTAATAAGTGAGAAGGACCTGTTGGATACCATCAAGAAATATAATTATCAATATCTGGCTTTAACCGATCATTCGCCTTCTAATATTTTCGGTAATGGTTTAGACCAAAAGCGTTTGGCAGAAAAGTTAAAATGGTTCCAAAATTTAAAGCTGGATATAGGGGATAGCAGGATACTGTTTGGTGCAGAAGTGGATATAAAAGAGCAAGGCAGGCTTGATTACCAGGACCAGGTACTGAAAAGTTTGGAAGTAGTGGTGGCATCAATGCATTCCAGCTTTAGGCAGGGTCCCGCCCAAAATACCCAAAAGGCAACCGCAGCTTTAGCTCATCCCAGCGTAGATTTTTTGGGGCATCCTACCGGCATTGTTTTTGGAAGCAGGGCCCCTTATTCGCTGGATATGGAGCAAATTATCCAGCAGGCCGGAAAATTTAACAAAGCACTGGAAATAAACTCCTATTTTCTAAGACTGGATTTAAATGAACATTATGCCCGTAAGGCCAAGGAGGCAGGGGTGCTGCTGGTTATAAATACGGACTCCCACCGGCCTAATAACCTGGATCATATGAGGCTGGGAGTGGATATTGCCAGGAGGGCAGGACTCAGTAAGCAGGATGTATTAAATACCAGGGATTACGAAGGCTTTAAGCAGTGGAAAAAAGAAAGGTAATTACTTTTTGCTGCACCCAAATACTTCTTTTTGGTTGAAGTCAGGCAAGAAGGGGTCGTTATCGGTGTTAAGGCCAGTATAATCCTGAATGTAGCCATGTTTAAAGCCCAGTTTCTGGGCATAATCCACTACGCTGTTGTATTCAGAGGCAGTAATTCCACGGGACAGCTGGGAGAAGTTTCTTGCCTTATATACCGGATGGTACTGGGACATAATGCTTAGAGGTATATGGGGAGACAACTCATTTTTTATAAAATTAATGGTTTCTGTTAGGCCTCCAATATTATTAGGTAATACCAGCAGCCTTATTATCAGTCCTTTTACCGCGATTCCCTGGCTG belongs to Actinomycetota bacterium and includes:
- a CDS encoding PHP domain-containing protein, producing MLNLELSHILTNIAEMNKVGIHQKEKVFPLMRASRTIRDYAGDIGEAYRNKKLKDLPGITPEVFAYIDQYVKTGKVEEYQKLKQKYSEDLVKLIRICGLGFGRMIKVYQILKTDSLASLQEKMSDPRQIEKLTGAKKDSVLDGVMVERIKSSIDFYHSMKGKMPRGYVEHFLKGLMEQIKALGHVSRLEIVGSTRRKKPLIGDIDILVDADFNQDGFKLDPSIKFLSQVLKISHIRSKKSQNIGQANASFVYRSDLGIDIEVIITGSHRYYADLFTTTGSKTHVNSILDILEDNDIDIFNYNLASEEHIYQLAGLQFVPCELREGLKEIEWAQQYKIPRLVALPDIKGDLHVHSPFSDGLISEKDLLDTIKKYNYQYLALTDHSPSNIFGNGLDQKRLAEKLKWFQNLKLDIGDSRILFGAEVDIKEQGRLDYQDQVLKSLEVVVASMHSSFRQGPAQNTQKATAALAHPSVDFLGHPTGIVFGSRAPYSLDMEQIIQQAGKFNKALEINSYFLRLDLNEHYARKAKEAGVLLVINTDSHRPNNLDHMRLGVDIARRAGLSKQDVLNTRDYEGFKQWKKER
- a CDS encoding protein-L-isoaspartate(D-aspartate) O-methyltransferase, with the protein product MVEKQLISRDIRDKRVIEAMGKIPRENFVGPEHREQAYVDEPLPIGNGQTISQPYIVALMTQLLQLKGKEKVLEIGTGSGYQTAVLAELAGQVYSVESIPQFYYQAKHLLAGYKNIWLLNGNGYYGWKQHAPYDRIIVTAAPKNIPPPLVSQLKDDGIMVIPAGSPFGQSLYVITKKGGKIHQKAVSPVAFVPLRDEV
- a CDS encoding 4Fe-4S binding protein, producing MAKREIIKIDEQKCDGCGACVPNCPEGAIQVIDKKARLVSDLYCDGLGACIGDCPQGAITTEIREAEPYDEKKVIKNIVRQGEHVVSAHLKHLKNHGQTQFLNQALDYLASQGIEVEDVRATEDNPRQEAEPKTYSDNFELKNWPVQINLVHPSVSFLQDSELVISADCVPFAYPGFHKFIEGKVVLVGCPKFDDVQAYMEKLQQIFIQNRIKSVTVVYMEVPCCRGMVRLVQESIKASGKVIPFAHLKIGVKGEIK